In Clostridium thermosuccinogenes, the genomic stretch CCGTGCTTGGCAACGGTTATGTCGGAAATGCAATTTTTGGTAGACCTCATGGAACCCCTGCCAAAAGAATAGCATAATTCGAAAACTGGTGAATAGCTGTAATATATGGAAACCTCAATGCAACAACCTTTTAAGCTATATTCTGTTTTCAAAGTGCTGATATGACTTGTTTATGTTACTTTTGCGTAAGTACTATAAATCTAAATTAAATCTCTTTTTCAGATGAAACAGTTGTGCTTTAGAAATGTTGATTAGGTTTTCTCCTGCATTTCTTTCTTCTTGAGCATTGCCTGCGTTAATATTGCCATTTTCTTTTATGGCAGTTTCTGTTTCATCAGTATCCTGCATGTCATGATAATCTTTTGTAGAAAGGTTAAAGAGAATTTTTATTTCTTCTTCTCTAAAGCAACATAATTTTTTTAATACTGCAAGTTGCTGATATGTCATATCCTTTAAATCTATATGCTTAACAATTGCTTCAGCAAAATTAGTCATCTGGTTTATATCTCTTGGGTCAATACACATAATTTCATTTTCAGTGTACAGGCCTGTTTTTAATAGAGTGTTTAAATCTTCATTACTTGCAGGGGTAAAAGAATAGGCTTGTTTTTCCCATAGACTAATTAAAAGCCTTAGCATGTTATCATCACGCAGTTTAACGGAACAATCGGTAATATCTTTTCCTAATTCTTTAAAGGTACTTATAATTCTAATATTCCTGAAACCAAACTGCCAAAGGCGGTAGGCGGCTGCAATGCTTTTGCTTTGTCCAACCTTATGGTCATCATTATCAAAGAATAAGTTAATAACCACATCTTTGCCGCAATATTTATCAATTAAGTATATATGGAAGTCGGTTAAATTTGCCTGCCCTGGAGAAACGGCGTCATATCCCATGCAGGAAAGTTTTATTGCATCTGCAATGCCTTCTGTAATCCATAATGCATTAATGCATTTATTCTTCAGTTCGTAAAGGTTAAAAAGGAAGTTTCCAGGTTTAAACGGAACAAAATTTCTAAAGGCCGTTCCGTTTTTATTTGCTGTCAAGTTATCCTGATAATCGGTCACGTTAAGGTATTTGTACTGTTTTGGAGCATTTAAATCTGTTTGTCGGCACTGGTACCCGACAACTATGCCAGTTTCATGGTCTTGAACGGGAAACAGGACTCTGTCATTCAGCATAAAGAAATCACTGTAGTAGAGTTGCTTCTGGCTATCCTTATCAAAATAGATAAGTCCGTATCTCAAAGCAGTATCTATGTCTATATTATATTTCTTACTCATGAAATCAGAGAGTTTATCGACAGAATTTAATTTATCTGCATTTTGAGTAAAGTCATTAATCAGTTTACTGTTTTTAGCATCCTGAATTGCTTTATCATAATCAGTAATCCCATTGTCAATTATATTCTGGGCTTTATGATGCCTGATGGTCATTTCAAGGTCCAGTGCTTCCAGTATAAAACCGGGCTTGTTTGTAGAGTTGGAAGGAGAAACCTTGAAGGAAGGCTTTATTTGTTGTTCTTCTCCTTGGCATTGGCGGCCTTGCGATTCTGCTGTATAAGAAAAATATCTTTCAGGAAGCAGCCAGATATTACAGTAATCTGTATATCTAAGGCTATTTGTTTTATGATAGCGTTCCAGTATTTTATCTTTTAACTTCTGCTCAAAATCAGCGATTGAGTTGAATCCTAGATTCAGCCCAGCAAAGTTGTTTGCAGCAAAAATTTTTGCTTCGTTGAGGCTGTTCCTACCTGAGAAATTTTGCATATACATGATAAATTCAAGGTATGTACCGCTTTTACCGCAGGCATTGCAGTGAAAGTTCCGTTTGTTGTCATTTAAAGATAAAGAGGTAGGGTTATCTGCCCCGGGGTGAAACGGACAGACAAAACGTCCTTTGTTATACTTTCCTTTAAGCCTGTAGTAGTCTTTCAATTTTGCGGCAGTGAGAGACTGCTGGATTAAGGGTTCGATATCATTAAGGTATTGAAATACTAAGACACCAACATCGTGAGAAATTTTTTTGGCTATGATGCTATCTATACTTCTGTTCATAGACTATTCCTCCGTTCCGTAATTTTTAATGAACGTATTATAGCCATAAATCAGTGTATTTCAAGAGGAACTTTATTTTGTAACAAAAATGTAACAAAAAAATAAAGCCTAAAAATTTGACAAACTTAAAAATATGGTTAATATGTTATTAATACTTCAAGGTACTTCAGTTCAAGAAAACTTTGCGAAACATTGAGAGACGCCTTGAAGTTAATGAAGTATGAAGTATTAATGAAATATTCTAATCAATTTTAGTTTTGGTTCAATTCTTGTTTTGAACTGAAGTAATGAAGAATGAAAATTAATACTTGAAATGCTTTATAATCAATCAATAATATGCCTCATAAAACAGGTTAAGGAGGCATATGAGACATGAGCATACAGGTATTAAAAGTTTCAGGGAATAGTAATATTAATGCTGTTGCTGATACAATTAATAAATACGTAGATGAGTATGGCATTGTCCATATTGATGCTATAGGTGTAAAGACAACATATATGACAGTGAAAGCCCTTATACAAGCGGTTGAATATCTGGTGAGTAAAGGGTATAGGTTTAATTTGAGGCCATATTACGTTAAAGTAAACACAGCAGGAAATGATATACAGCCAATTAGTAAGACTGCCATTCGGTGGACTTTGATTGCTAAGGGGAAATAATACAAATTCTTGTATTTATAACCTAAATATGGTAAAATGAATACACACAGTCGAAAGGTACACACCTTTCTTATACTGCATAAGTATAGGAGAGGCGTGTTTTTTGTTTATACTCTTAGGAAGATGGTTAAATAAATAACAAATGGGGTATAAGGTATAAGGGAAGGAAAAGGGCTGTAGGATTTACAAAGATGAGGATATAGTTTATAATGTTCTAATAAAGAACGTTATAAACTATTTTTCTAACCCTAACAGCCAGTTGGGGCTGACTTTGAGGATTTGACACAGGGCTAATAATTCGAAATCAGTCACAATACGCCTCTGCTGCTCGATTTTGCTGATACTTGCCCTGTCTATATATACAGCCATTGTCTCCAACCTGGCTGATAACTGCTGTTGGGTTAGATTGCTTTTTAACCTTGCAACTTTTAACCGAGGCCCGATGATATTACGGTTATCATTGTCGAGTATCAATTTCATATTTACCACCTTTGTGTTTTATTAGAACATTTTAAGTTTAACCGAACATCTAAACTTTTATGTTCTAATAAAGCACATAACATGGTTTTATAGGAGAATGTGCTATGGAGGAGTTTGTAAAAACCGGCAAAACAGTATGCATACTGATAAATAAGCAAGGCAGGATTTACTACAGTAATATCGGTAAGGATGTTGCTAAAAAGTGCCTGGAAGATATTCATATCTTTGACCATTTGCCTGCTGACGGTACTGTTAGTTACAATGTTGGGTATTACACTGTCACTGCTGATACGGTTGATATGGATGAGGCACACTACTATTTGATTCTTATTCAACCGCAGGACAATTTATATAAATATGCTTACAGGGACTCATTTACGGGCTTATACAACAGAAACTACTGGGAGCAGTTGATATCAGGTATGATGCACCGCCCCATACCCAAGAGGTTTACTTTAATTGTTATTGATGTGGATAATCTGAAAAACCTTAATGATAATAAAGGCCATTTGGCGGGGGACAAGGTGTTTCTGCCCCGGATAAATGTCCCGGAGTTGCTCAAGTTGCGTGACCGTTTGCACGTATGCTAATATCTTCCTGGAAGAAAAAAAGGAGGATATGATAAGAGCTTTGAATATATATGTTAAGTGTTCCAGCACCTAACCCTCAAAGCCCTTTAACACATTTGTAATATGATAATAGCATATCTGGGGCGGAATGTTAAGGAGTATCGCAGAAATTGTTTAAAATTTTTGGAAAGGCTGGAGTTGATATGCCCGAAATGCGGCGGGAAAAAAACCTTTCATGACAGATATGCACGTCATGTGCATATGGGCGAGGAAATTGAATGGATTAACATATTCCGTGTAATCTGTAGCAAGTGTGGGAAGACACATGCAATCATACCGGATTTCATCAGGCCGTATAAGCATTACTCGGCTTGTGATAGCGAGCTGGTCCTTCGGGACCAGGAGGACGGTATACCTCTTGAGGAGATTGAGACTGCCGCCAGCATATCCACATTAAGGCGGTGGGTAGAAGAATTCAGGCAACGGGGGCGGCAAGCTGCAGGAGCATTAAGAGCTATACTGTACAGGTATTATGGCAAGTTTGTCAATGAGCTGGAGATGATAGAAACAAAGGTATTCCACATGATTGAGCGGCTGCTTGGGTTACTGCCGCAGATAGAAAGCAGCCATCTTGCCATAGGTGAAACGAATATGTGGCTAACAAATCATCTGGCAGGAGTATTTGTATAGAAAATTCCCACATAGTTTGCGTAGCTGTCCGGAGTTCCCTTCTGATAGGCTTTAGGAAAAAGCACAGGAGGGATCGAAATGATAAACAATGAAGTATTGGAAAAAGCATTAAAGAAACATGAGATCATATCGCCGCTATTGCAGCCGGATCTGGATGAGGCGGAAAAGCGGAGAATACGGCAGGAGATACTTGAGAGGGAAGGAATTTCGGAAAGGACACTTCGGAGGTATCTTGCAGCGTACCGGGAGAATGGTTACGAAGGGCTATTACCAAAGATACGAAAAGATACAGGGCAACAAAGAGCGATATCTCAGGAAATATTAGATCGGGCAATCGAAATAAAACAGGAACTGCCGGAGAGAAGTGTCAGGAGGATCATAAAGATCCTTGAAGGCGAAGGGATTGTCAAAAAAGGAAGTGTCTCCAGAAGCACCTTGTCCAGGCATCTTTTGAAGATGGGCTTTGGTGCAAAAGACTTCAGAAATGTTCGTATAGAAGGAACGACAGCCCGCCGGTTCGTCAAAAACGGAAGGAACACATTGTGGCAGGCAGATATCAAATACGGTCCGTACATACCGACTGCCGACGGCGGTAAGAAACGGACATACATGGTGGCATTTATTGACGATGCGACGAGGCTGGTGTGTCATGCAGAATTTTACGACAATCAGAGGCTTCCGATATTGGAAGACAGTTTTCGCAAGGCAATATTGAAATACGGCAAGCCGGAGGCAGTATACGTTGACAATGGCAAGGTATTTATCTCGAAATGGTTCAGAGTAGCATGTGCAAAGCTGGGAATCCGTCACATGAACACAAAGGCGTATTCTCCGGAGAGCAAAGGCAAGATTGAGAGGTTCAATGCCACAGTTGAAGAGTTTTTCCAGGAGATATCGCTGGAGAAAGCAAAAAGCCTGGAGGAACTTAACCGCAAATTTCGGGTATGGCTGGATGAAGGGTACAACGGGAAGCCTCATAGCAGTTTAAAAGGGGTTTCTCCATCGCAGGCGTATGCAAGTGATCCAAAGAAGGTGCGGTTTGCAACTCCTGAAGAATGCCGGGACGCAT encodes the following:
- a CDS encoding CHC2 zinc finger domain-containing protein — encoded protein: MNRSIDSIIAKKISHDVGVLVFQYLNDIEPLIQQSLTAAKLKDYYRLKGKYNKGRFVCPFHPGADNPTSLSLNDNKRNFHCNACGKSGTYLEFIMYMQNFSGRNSLNEAKIFAANNFAGLNLGFNSIADFEQKLKDKILERYHKTNSLRYTDYCNIWLLPERYFSYTAESQGRQCQGEEQQIKPSFKVSPSNSTNKPGFILEALDLEMTIRHHKAQNIIDNGITDYDKAIQDAKNSKLINDFTQNADKLNSVDKLSDFMSKKYNIDIDTALRYGLIYFDKDSQKQLYYSDFFMLNDRVLFPVQDHETGIVVGYQCRQTDLNAPKQYKYLNVTDYQDNLTANKNGTAFRNFVPFKPGNFLFNLYELKNKCINALWITEGIADAIKLSCMGYDAVSPGQANLTDFHIYLIDKYCGKDVVINLFFDNDDHKVGQSKSIAAAYRLWQFGFRNIRIISTFKELGKDITDCSVKLRDDNMLRLLISLWEKQAYSFTPASNEDLNTLLKTGLYTENEIMCIDPRDINQMTNFAEAIVKHIDLKDMTYQQLAVLKKLCCFREEEIKILFNLSTKDYHDMQDTDETETAIKENGNINAGNAQEERNAGENLINISKAQLFHLKKRFNLDL
- a CDS encoding stage V sporulation protein S, translated to MSIQVLKVSGNSNINAVADTINKYVDEYGIVHIDAIGVKTTYMTVKALIQAVEYLVSKGYRFNLRPYYVKVNTAGNDIQPISKTAIRWTLIAKGK
- a CDS encoding helix-turn-helix domain-containing protein; translation: MKLILDNDNRNIIGPRLKVARLKSNLTQQQLSARLETMAVYIDRASISKIEQQRRIVTDFELLALCQILKVSPNWLLGLEK
- a CDS encoding GGDEF domain-containing protein, with translation MEEFVKTGKTVCILINKQGRIYYSNIGKDVAKKCLEDIHIFDHLPADGTVSYNVGYYTVTADTVDMDEAHYYLILIQPQDNLYKYAYRDSFTGLYNRNYWEQLISGMMHRPIPKRFTLIVIDVDNLKNLNDNKGHLAGDKVFLPRINVPELLKLRDRLHVC
- a CDS encoding DUF6431 domain-containing protein, whose protein sequence is MIIAYLGRNVKEYRRNCLKFLERLELICPKCGGKKTFHDRYARHVHMGEEIEWINIFRVICSKCGKTHAIIPDFIRPYKHYSACDSELVLRDQEDGIPLEEIETAASISTLRRWVEEFRQRGRQAAGALRAILYRYYGKFVNELEMIETKVFHMIERLLGLLPQIESSHLAIGETNMWLTNHLAGVFV
- a CDS encoding DDE-type integrase/transposase/recombinase codes for the protein MINNEVLEKALKKHEIISPLLQPDLDEAEKRRIRQEILEREGISERTLRRYLAAYRENGYEGLLPKIRKDTGQQRAISQEILDRAIEIKQELPERSVRRIIKILEGEGIVKKGSVSRSTLSRHLLKMGFGAKDFRNVRIEGTTARRFVKNGRNTLWQADIKYGPYIPTADGGKKRTYMVAFIDDATRLVCHAEFYDNQRLPILEDSFRKAILKYGKPEAVYVDNGKVFISKWFRVACAKLGIRHMNTKAYSPESKGKIERFNATVEEFFQEISLEKAKSLEELNRKFRVWLDEGYNGKPHSSLKGVSPSQAYASDPKKVRFATPEECRDAFLWEDTRKVDNTGCFKLQGIEYEAGIEYIGKKVDVRYDPFDMSLLEIWYNGERRKTATPLKVGEYCSKVEKTPATKSATHSRLLKIYESENEKRQKRQTGALTFRSMKGGDRNV